The Amycolatopsis sp. 195334CR genome window below encodes:
- a CDS encoding acid phosphatase, protein MAHPLFLLRHGQTEWSAQGKHTGRTDLPLTETGREQARSAGRALAGRLPAEPADVLSSPRQRALVTAELAGLAVSEVTEDLAEWDYGDYEGITTDEIRETVPGWTVWSHPMPNGESAEQVTARADGVLTRIRERLAERPVVLVGHGHFSRVLVARWLDLAATDGVRFALEPAGLTELGDERGVPQLRHLNIPPS, encoded by the coding sequence GTGGCACACCCCCTCTTCCTGCTCCGGCACGGCCAGACCGAGTGGTCGGCCCAGGGCAAGCACACCGGCCGAACCGATCTCCCGCTCACCGAAACCGGCCGCGAGCAGGCCAGATCCGCAGGTCGGGCGCTGGCCGGGCGGTTACCGGCCGAACCGGCCGACGTGCTGTCGAGCCCGCGGCAGCGCGCACTGGTCACCGCCGAACTCGCCGGGCTCGCCGTGTCCGAGGTCACCGAGGACCTCGCCGAGTGGGACTACGGCGACTACGAGGGCATCACCACCGACGAGATCCGCGAGACGGTGCCCGGCTGGACCGTCTGGTCGCACCCGATGCCGAACGGCGAGAGCGCCGAGCAGGTCACCGCGCGGGCCGACGGCGTGCTGACCCGGATCCGCGAACGGCTGGCCGAACGCCCGGTGGTGCTGGTCGGCCACGGGCACTTCAGCCGCGTGCTGGTGGCGCGCTGGCTCGACCTCGCGGCCACCGACGGCGTGCGGTTCGCCCTCGAACCCGCCGGGCTCACCGAACTCGGTGACGAACGCGGCGTCCCGCAGTTGCGTCACCTGAACATCCCGCCCAGCTGA
- a CDS encoding diacylglycerol kinase family protein, which translates to MRAVLIVNPQATATTPGGRDVLAHALASEVKLDVVETDYRGHALAVARSAARDGIELVVAHGGDGTVNEVVNGLLADNHGVPGGAHRVPALGVVPGGSANVFARALGLPRDPVEATYHLLQAIEHERTRRVGLGLADGRWFTFNAGLGWDADVVAGVEKRRGKRASPALYTRMALTSYFRPPNGRPPLTVRVPGAEPAAVRTAFVSNTDPWTYLGDRPVHLNTECSFDSGLGLFALRSMAMPTVLNQARQALRTRSRHRGKRLLRHDDLAIVRIDAEEPVNFQVDGDLMGQRSSVEFLSVPDVLTVMV; encoded by the coding sequence GTGCGCGCAGTGCTGATCGTCAACCCGCAGGCCACCGCGACCACCCCCGGTGGTCGGGACGTGCTCGCGCACGCGCTGGCCAGCGAGGTGAAGCTCGACGTGGTCGAGACCGACTACCGCGGCCACGCGCTGGCCGTGGCCCGCTCGGCCGCCCGCGACGGCATCGAGCTGGTGGTCGCCCACGGCGGCGACGGCACGGTCAACGAGGTCGTCAACGGCTTGCTGGCGGACAACCACGGCGTGCCCGGCGGGGCGCACCGCGTGCCCGCGCTCGGTGTGGTGCCCGGTGGCTCGGCGAACGTGTTCGCCCGCGCGCTCGGCCTGCCCAGGGATCCGGTCGAGGCGACCTACCACCTGTTGCAGGCGATCGAGCACGAGCGCACCCGTCGCGTGGGGCTCGGCCTGGCCGACGGCCGCTGGTTCACCTTCAACGCCGGGCTCGGCTGGGACGCCGACGTGGTGGCCGGGGTGGAGAAGCGCCGCGGCAAGCGCGCCAGCCCGGCGCTCTACACCCGGATGGCGCTCACCTCCTACTTCCGCCCGCCGAACGGGCGCCCGCCGCTCACCGTGCGGGTGCCGGGTGCCGAACCGGCCGCGGTGCGCACCGCGTTCGTCTCCAACACCGATCCGTGGACCTATCTCGGGGACCGCCCGGTGCACCTGAACACCGAGTGCTCCTTCGACAGCGGGCTGGGATTGTTCGCGCTGCGGAGCATGGCCATGCCGACCGTGCTCAACCAGGCCAGGCAGGCGCTGCGCACGCGGAGCAGGCACCGGGGCAAGCGTTTGCTGCGTCACGATGACCTGGCGATAGTGCGCATAGACGCGGAAGAGCCGGTAAACTTCCAGGTGGACGGTGACCTGATGGGTCAGCGGAGCAGTGTGGAGTTTCTCAGCGTGCCGGATGTGCTGACGGTGATGGTGTGA
- a CDS encoding WhiB family transcriptional regulator, which translates to MDWRHDAACRDEDPELFFPVGTSGPAISQVAAAKAVCHRCTVASDCLAWALASGQDAGVWGGMSEDERRALKRRRAHIGTRTNA; encoded by the coding sequence ATGGACTGGCGCCACGACGCGGCCTGCCGAGACGAGGACCCCGAGCTGTTCTTCCCCGTGGGGACCAGCGGTCCTGCCATCTCCCAGGTAGCCGCGGCGAAGGCCGTGTGCCACCGTTGCACCGTCGCTTCCGATTGCCTGGCCTGGGCTTTGGCCAGCGGGCAGGACGCCGGCGTGTGGGGCGGGATGAGCGAGGACGAGCGACGCGCGCTCAAGCGTCGCCGTGCGCACATCGGCACGCGCACCAACGCCTGA
- a CDS encoding hotdog fold domain-containing protein: MWRSLAARPGGKLLFSAAMCLRVPYFRTVLPHVRDLRPGRCEVSAPKWWGVHNHLKTFHAIAACNLAEIAMGMLAEATVPPTHRWLPKGMSVDYVAKAETGLTAVAELEVVPEFGDEGTEVAVPVVIRDKAGKPVVTATITIWVTQKPVTGKK; this comes from the coding sequence ATGTGGCGGTCGCTGGCCGCCAGGCCGGGCGGCAAGCTGCTCTTCTCGGCCGCGATGTGCCTGCGGGTGCCGTACTTCCGCACGGTGCTGCCGCACGTCCGCGACCTCCGGCCCGGCCGGTGCGAGGTGTCGGCGCCGAAGTGGTGGGGCGTGCACAACCACCTCAAGACCTTCCACGCGATCGCCGCGTGCAACCTCGCCGAGATCGCCATGGGCATGCTCGCCGAGGCGACCGTGCCGCCGACGCACCGCTGGCTGCCCAAGGGCATGTCGGTGGACTACGTGGCGAAGGCGGAGACCGGGCTGACCGCGGTGGCCGAACTCGAGGTGGTCCCGGAGTTCGGCGACGAGGGAACCGAGGTGGCCGTACCGGTGGTGATCCGGGACAAGGCGGGCAAACCGGTGGTCACCGCCACGATCACCATCTGGGTCACCCAGAAG
- a CDS encoding GNAT family N-acetyltransferase: MSQFTIRRVQESDVDAVVGLVHDLAEFEKAPEECHLEAAQLHTALFGERPAVFGHVAESGGEIAGFTLWFLNFSTWRGVHGIYLEDLYVRPEHRGTGLGKALLATLAGECVRQGYGRLEWSVLDWNPAVEFYRALGAEPMDEWTVHRLADEPLRKLAETL; encoded by the coding sequence TTGTCGCAGTTCACCATCCGTCGCGTCCAAGAGTCCGATGTGGACGCTGTGGTCGGTCTGGTCCACGACCTGGCCGAGTTCGAGAAGGCACCGGAGGAGTGCCACCTGGAGGCCGCGCAGCTGCACACCGCGTTGTTCGGCGAGCGGCCGGCGGTGTTCGGGCACGTCGCCGAATCCGGTGGTGAGATCGCCGGCTTCACCCTGTGGTTCCTGAACTTCTCCACCTGGCGCGGGGTGCACGGCATCTACCTGGAGGACCTCTACGTGCGCCCGGAGCACCGCGGCACCGGGCTGGGCAAGGCGCTGCTCGCCACGCTCGCCGGGGAGTGCGTGCGGCAGGGGTACGGGCGCCTGGAGTGGTCCGTGCTGGACTGGAACCCGGCGGTGGAGTTCTACCGCGCGCTGGGCGCCGAACCGATGGACGAGTGGACCGTGCACCGGCTCGCCGACGAGCCGCTGCGCAAGCTGGCGGAGACGCTCTAG